The genomic stretch TTGCGAACGGCCTCGGCGGCGGATTGGCGCATGGATGTGCTCCTCTTTGCGCCAATCTATGCGCATAAGGAATGCGCATCAAGTCTGAACGCCGAGATGCGCGCGACATCAGCCTTTCTTGACCGCATGGCCGCCGAATTGCTGGCGCATCGCCGCCAGAAGCTTGTCGGAATAGCTGTCGCGATCGCGCGAGCGCAGCCGTCCGATCAGCGACATGGTAATCACCGGGGCAGGGACATCGAGCGCGATTGCCTCGGCCACCGTCCAGCGGCCCTCGCCGGAATCATCGACCCAAGGTTCAAGCCCGGTCATGCCGGGGTCCTTTTCCAAGGCGGCGGCGGTCAGATCGAGCAGCCAAGACCGGATGACGCTGCCCTCGCGCCAGATCTCCGAGATCTGATGCAGGTCGAGGTCAAATTCGCGCTTGTGGTGCAGGATGGCGAAACCCTCAGCATAGGCCTCCATCATGCCGTATTCGATGCCGTTGTGGATCATCTTGGTGAAATGACCCGCGCCGACCGGACCGACCCGGCCCCAGCCAGAGGTCGGGCTGGGGGCAAGGCTGGCAAAGATCGGGCGCAGGCTTTCGACCACCTCGGGTGCGCCGCCGATCATCATGCTGTAGCCTTCCTCCAGCCCCCAGATCCCGCCGCTGGTGCCGCAGTCGACGAAATGCAGGCCAAGCTCGGCCAGACGCGCGCCACGGCGCTGGCTGTCCTTGTAGTTCGAATTTCCGCCATCGATGACGATATCGCCCGCCGCGAGCGCGGGCAGGATCTGGTCGAGCGTGCTATCGACCGGCTGGCCCGAGGGCACCATCAGCCACAGGATGCGCGGAGAGGGCAGGGCGGCGATCAGCTCGGACAGGCTGCCGACCGGGCCGATGCCGGGGGCTTGGGCCTGCGCGCGGGCCTCTGGGCTGGGGTCGAAGGCGGTGATCTGGTGGCCCTGCCGGGCGAGGCGCCGGGCCATATTGGCGCCCATGCGCCCAAGGCCGATCATTCCGAGTTCCATGGAACAAGCTCTCCTGTTTCTGGCGGGGTCCGCCTTTGGATGCAGGGCGATGTTAGGCCGATCACGGTCCCGGTCCACCCCTTTCGCCCGCGGTTCGCCTGTGCCCTTGCGGCACGGGGGAGACACAGGGTCGGCACAGGCGCCGCACGGTGCCGACCTCAGAAAAGCCGAGGATCTGGTTCCGAATTGCGGATTTTTCACCGCGCCGCCCACGCCCTAGGCTGAAAGTCAGCCGACCTCTGACGAAAGCGCGAAAGATGTGCCGATGATCCACAGCCGAGCCGTTCCGCCCGTCGGGGTCCCGATCTCCGTGGTCAGCGCCGCTTTGCCTGAAGGATCACGCCTGCGGGACGGGGTGATCGCGCTGGGGAACTTCGACGGTTTCCATCGCGGCCACCGCCTGCTGATCGGCACCGCCCGACGGATTGCGGCCACCCGTCGCCCCGTCGCGATCATGTCGGTCGAGCCCCATCCGCGCCAGTTCTTCGCCACGCCCGGCACCGCTCCGTTCCGGCTGGCCACGGCTGCGCAAAAGCTGCGCGCGGCGCAAGGCATCGGGCTCGGTTATCTGTTCCAGCCTGCCTTTGACGCCGAATTCGCCGGTCTGTCCCCCGAAGCCTTCATCGAGACGGTTCTGCACGCGCGTCTTGGCGTCTCGCATGTGGTGGTTGGCGCGGATTTTCGCTTTGGTGCGAAGCGCGCGGGCGATTGCCGCCTGCTCGCCGATCTTTGCCTGCGCCACGACATCGGCGTGACCTTGGTGCCGCTTCAGGGCGGCTTTTCGTCAAGCGCGGTGCGCGCGGCGCTGCGTGCGGGCGATCTGGAGGCCGCCTGTGCGAGCCTTGGCCGGACTTGGCAGGTCGAGCTTGTCGCGAGGCCAGAGGTCACTCAGCCGGGCTCTCTGCAGGGCTGGGCGCTGGCGCCTGAGTTGATCCGCCCACCCGCCGGGCGCTATCTGATCCGGGCTGAGGGCAAGGAGAGCGTCATTGACCTCACCGCCGAGGGCTGCCTGATGGGTGCGTCCGGCCCCGTCCCGCGCTGGATCGAGATACTTGCACGCTGCCGCTGACATCCTGAAAGGACAGACGATGATGACGACCCTGCACCTGCCGGCGCAAGGCTATACCACCCTGCCGTGGAAGAATGGCAGCGGCTCGACCGATGAAATCTGGCTCTGGCCGCCAGACGCCACGCGCGAGGCGTTTTCCATCCGCATCTCGCGCGCCCCGATCACCACGCGCGGCGTGTTTTCCTCCTTTCCCGGCGCGGATCGTGCGATCACGCTGATCGAGGGGCAGGGGCTTGCACTGGAATTTGATGAAATCCGTCAAGAGCTTGCGCCACTTGCGCCCTTCCTGTTCGACACCGGGCGCGCGCCAATCGGTGATCCGCTGGCCGGTCCGGTCCGGGTGTTCAATGTGATGGCGAAACGCGCGGAGTGGCGTCTGACCGGGGCGGCATTGGCCGCGCCCGGCACGGCCTTCGCCGCCGATCTGAGCGTGATCTTCGCGCTCGAGCCGCAAGGCATCACGACCGCGACCGGGCGGTTCGATCTGGCGGCGCAGGATACGCTGGTCACGCCCGAGGCCGGGCAGGTCGAAGGGCGCGCGCTGATCGTATCGCTGGCCCGCGCGGTGTGAGGGGCGCGGGAAGGGCGGCGGGCAGGGGCCCGCGCCGCCCTTTCCCGGGCTTAGGCCTTGAGATTTCAGCCCGGGAGGTTTTAGCCCGCGAAACCCTAGGCCGGGCGCGCGAATTTCTCGCGGCATTTCTCGGCGAAACGCTCGGCGGCGCTTGAGAGCTGATGCCCCTTGCGCCGGGCTAGAACGACATGGGCCAGCTGATGCGCACCGGCAAGCGGCAAGGCGACCAGCGGCAAGCCGTCATAGCTCATGCTGGCGGCGGGCTTCGTGGCCAACAGCGTATAGCCTAGACCATGGGCGACCATGCCGCGCACCATCTCGAACGAGACCGAGCGATGGGCAATCAGCGGTTCGACCCCCTGCGCGCGCAGAATGCCGGTGAAATAGGCGCTGGAGGGCGGGGCATCGAGCAGGACCATCGGCTCGGCGGCGAGATCGGTCGGATGCACTTCCGACTGGCGCGCCATCGGGTGATCTTCGGCCAGCAGCACATAGGGTTCGAGCGTGCCGAGCTCTTCCCAATCAAACCGCTCGTCGAGGTCATTGTCATAGATCAGCGCGATCTCGGTCTCGCCCGCGATCAGCCCCTCGGTCAGACGGCGCTGATCGCCTTCGAGCAGCTCGAGATCCAGCCCGCCCAGCTGTCGGATCAGCGCGGGCATGAGAAAGGGGCCGAAGGTGTGGAAGCAACCGACCTTTAGCTTGACCCCCTTGCCGTTCAAGGCGCCGCGCATGGTCCGGGGCGCATCAATCCGGCGCGAGGCGCCATAAGAGCGGTTGGCATAGATCAGCGGCGAGCCGAGCCGCGCGCTATGGGTGTCATCGACCGCGCACAGCAGCACATGATGGGTGCCGACCCGTTCCGCCGAGAGCACGCGGCATTCGAACGCCACCAGCGGATCGGCGACGCGGGGCGTGCCATTCTCCAGCGTGACCCACTCGGTGCATTCGAACTTGTCGCCAAGCTCGTCCTTGAAGCGCCCGGCAAAGGCCTCCGAGATATAGGATTGGTCTTCGCGCAGGACGTTGACGCAGAGCACGCCATTCTCGATGATCTTCGTGGCAGCCGGGCTGAGATGATGGACGCAGACCAGAAGCGTCGGCGCATCGCCATCCGCCGAAACCGAGGCCATGGCCGAAACCGTGACGCCTGCGCGGCCCGCGGGCCCGTCGGTTGTCACGATATTGACGGTGCAGGCCGCATGGCTCATTCCGGCGATGAAGCGATCGCGCGCGGTGGTTTCGGGAGTTTGGGCTTCGGCAGTCATCGGCATTCCTTTGGTCGAAGGCAGTGTCTTGTTGCTCAGAGTGACGAGTTTTCGGCCAAGTCCAAAATCGTGTTTTCCGGGGTGCTGCCTCAGGAAGTCTGAAGGGCGGCGCCTTCGGGAGCGCGCAGGCTGTCCAAGGGCAGCATTCCCGGCAGATTTCCGTCGGCCATCACCTCGCGGCAATGCGCGATAAAGGCCTCCGCCACGCGCGAGCGTCGGATTTCCGCCAGCGAGGCAATGCCGAAACTGAGCGAATGGGTGACATCTTCCAGCGGCAGATAGACCAGCGGCAGGCCGTTCTCCGCGCGCATGTTCAGGGGCCGCACCGTCATCATGCCGTAACCGATCCCCGCCGCCACATAGGACCGCAACGAGGCGATGGATTTGGTTTCCATGATGACATGAGGCGTGCCGCCGATCTGGCGGAAGAGCCCGAGGAAGTAATCGCGCGTCAGCGGCAGGTCGATCAGGATGAAGGGATCGTCGATCAGCTCGGCCAGCCGGATCGAGCGGCGCGCGGCAAAGCGGTGATCGGCGCCGACCAGCACATAGGTCTTGAGCTGGGCCAGTTCGATGAAATCGACATCCGGCGGCATGTTGAGATTATAGGTCAGCGCCAGATCAATCCGCGCGAGACGCAGCGCCTCGATGATCTCGGCCTCGCTGCCTTCGGTCAGCGTCATGCGGGCGTCTGTGTGGCGGCGCGAGAAACCGGCCCAAAGCTCGGGCGCGATCAGCGGCGCGAAGGTGAAGAAAGTGCCCACATTCAGCGCTCCCGAAATATGGTCGTTCACGTCATTGGCGACCTCGTAAAGCTCGGCGGCGGTGCGCAGGCTTTCCTTGGCGGCGCGCAGCAAGCGGGTGCCTGCGGGTGTCAGCGACAGGCCCTGCGCATGGTGGCGCAGGAAAAGCTGCACGTTGAATTCGGTTTCGAGGTGAGAAATCGCCGCCGAGATCGAGGGCTGCGAGATATTCACCTGTTCCGCGGCCTTGGTGACCGAGAGGGTCTCTCCGGCCGCAATGAAATAGCTGAGTTGCCTAAGTGTGAAACGCATTCTGTCCATCCCTTTCAGACGCGCAAACGAAGCATTCTGAATCGGACCTTCCGGCGTAGATGGAAAGCACCTTATTCCGGCATGTTTTCATATGTGTAATTGCACCAGCTCGCCGACAAGACGGGCGAGGCTTTGATCGCAAAGCGCCAGTTGCGCCGCCGAGATGAATTCATCGGGCTTGTGGCCCTGATCCATGAAACCCGGGCCGCAGATCGCCGTGGACATGCCGGTTGCCTGCTGGAAAAGCCCGCCTTCGGTGCCGAAAGCCACCTTGATTGCCGGGCCGTTCTCGCCGGTGATGCGTCGCAAAAGCGCGATGACCGGATCGCTGTCGGGCGTTGTCAGTCCGGGATAGCCCGAGATTTCGGTAATCTCGATCCGGGCTTGCGGGAAGCGGTCGCGATGGGGGGCGGCGATGGTTTCGGCGTCGAGCGCAAGGCCCGCCAGGATCTCGGCCGGATCATCCTCTGCGAGATTGCGGATCTCGAAATCAATCTCGCAGAGGTTCGGCACGATATTGAGCGCGGTGCCCGCGCGCATGATCCCGGCATGAAGGGTCGAATAGGGAATGTCATAGGCCGGATCGCGGTGGCCGGTCAGCGCAAGCTCGGCCTGCCGGGCTTCAAGGCTCGCGATAAAGGCGGCGCCCAGATGGATCGCGTTCAGCGCCTGAGGGGCCAGCGCCGAATGGCCCTCTTGGCCGAAGCAGCAGGCGCGATAGCCGGTCTTGCCCTTGTGGCCGGTGGCGATCTTCATGCCGGTCGGCTCGCCGATGATGCACAGCGCGGGGCGCAGCGGGCGCGCCTCGATAGCCGCGATCAGGCTGCGCACGCCCATGCAGCCGATTTCCTCGTCATAGGACAAAGCGAGATGCAGAGGCCGTGTCAGCGGACGCTTGGCCGCCAGCAAAAGCGCGCGGATCGCCGCCGCGACAAAGCCCTTCATATCGGTGGTGCCGCGCCCGTAATAGCGCCCGTCCTCTTCCGTCAGCGTGAAGGGATCGCGCGTCCAATCCTGCCCGGCCACCGGGACGACATCGCTATGACCGGACAAGACCACCCCGCCCGCGATCTCGGGCCCGACGCTCGCCCAAAGATTGGCGCGGCTGCCGTCGTCATGGGCAAAACGCTCGATCCGCGCGCCTGCGGGGCCGAGCAGGCTTTCGACATAATCGAGCAGATCAAGGTTCGAGCGGCGCGAGATCGTCTCAAACGAGATCAGCCTGCGCAGGATGTCGAGGGTCGAGGGCGTCGCGGTCACGGTCATCTTTCAGGGAATCGGGGGCGACCGAAGCCGCCCCACACAGGGATCACAGATCGCCGGGCACGCCATAGCTTGGCGCGGCATCGGGATTGAGCGCACGGGTGACATAGGCTTCCATCTCCAGCCGCCAGCGCGCCCAAAGCGCCGCGCAATCCTCGATCGGATCGCCCTCGCTCCAGTCTATGCGCAGATCGGCAATCGGCCAGCTCACCTTATCGACGATGATCAGGCCCATGGAATGCACCGGACCTTCCTCGCCCCCCGCCGCGACCGAGGCGCGCATTCCGGCCAACAGCCTGTCGCCGAGATGCTGGCCCTTGGCGGCGGCGAATTCCGCGACCATCCTCTCGGGGATGTCGGCGGCGCAAAGCAGATTGCCCGCCGCCGCGACGCCCTCGCCATAGGCAATCGCATGGGTGCCAAGCGTGCGCGCCCCCGACCAGCCCGCCGTGCCGCCGTTGCGATCCACCAGCGCCAATTGGCGAAAGTCGATATGCGGCGCCTCGGCGGTCAGCCGGGCGAGTGCGTCCGAGGCCGAAAGCCCTTGCGCCATCAGATCGAGCCCCTTCGGGCCGAGGCTCGGATCGGTGATGTTCTGGGTCGCAACCACGCCGACGCCTGCCCGCGCATGGGCGCAACGCGCGGCCACGCAAGGCGACGAGGACGAGACCGCGATCCCGAACATGCCGGTGTCAGGGCAGCGCCCCGAAATCGAGAAGGTCATGCCCGCCCCCTCATGCGTCCGGAATGACGGCGGTCGCCTCGATCTCGACGATCCATTCGGGACGCGCCAGCGCGGGCACGACGATCCCGGTCGAGCAGGGATGCACGCCTTTGATATGCTTGCCCATTTCCTGATAAACCGCCTCGCGGTAACGGATATCGGTGACATAGACGACGATGCGGCAAATATGCTCCATCTTCGATCCCGCCTCTTCGAGCAGCATCTTGATGTTTTCCATCGTCTTGCGCGTCTGCATCGCAGGATCGCCGACATGCAGACATTCGCGCGTGTCGAGATCTTGCGCGACCTGACCGCGCAGGAACACCATCGTGCCACGCGCGACGACGCCCTGGCTCAGATCGTTGTTCAGATTCTGCTCGGGATAGGTTTCTTTGGTGTTGAAGGGGCGGATGCGGTGATGAACGGTCATCTGTTTGGCTTTCCTGAAAGAATTAGCGTTTGTCGCCCCAGACCTGATCGGACAGGCCTGCGGATTTGTGGGTGAAGCGCAAAGCCTCGTTCCAGTCGAAGTTGCGATAAACCGCCGCGAGATGGGCGAAGGGCGGCGATTGCGCGAACAGCTGGAAGGTCAAGCGGTGGCCGGCGTAATCCGAATTCAGCAGATCACGAGCATAGGCCAGCAGCTTGCGGCGGTCCTCGCTCGCCCAGTTTTCATTGAGCGTGTAGAACTTATCGAGCCACGGCCCGGCCTCGGGATCCTCGAAACTCGCGACATCGGGGGTAATGCAGATCTGGCCGCCGCAAAGCTCGCGGGCGATATGCATCATATGGTGCAATTGCGAGCAGGCGAGCACGCGGCCGGTCATCAAAAGCGACTGGTTCGGCATCAAAAGACCGCCCGGGCTTTCCTCGGCATCGGCAATCGCGGCGGTGAGATGGGCATTGATGCCCTCGCGGTAGCACGCCAGCGTCGCCAGCTTTTCCTGAACCGCCGGTTGATGCTCAAGCCCGGTCTGGCGCACGTTCCACAAAGCCGCGCCGATCAGCATATCGGCAAGCTTCAGGTTGCGCTGCACGAAGGCAAAGGCCGAGTAGCGGTGCAGGGTCGCGCGGATGAAAGTGGCGGCTTTGGTGTGCTGATAAAACAGCACATTTTCCCACGGGATCAGCACATTGTCGTAAACGACCAGCGTCTCGACCTCGTCGAATTTGTTCGAGAGCGGATAATCACGCGCCGGGGCGCGACCGGCAAACCCCGTGCGCGCGATAAAGCGCAGGTTCGGCGAGGAAAAGTCGCAGACAAAGCCCACCGCATAATCCGACATCGCCTCATTGCCCCAATTGGCAATCGTCGGTTTGGTGAAGGCCTGGTTGGCATAGGCGGCCGCGGTTTCATATTTCGCGCCGCGCACGATGATCCCTGCATCGGTCTCCTTGACCACATGCAACAGCATGTCCGGATCCTGATCCTGCGGCCGTTTCGAGCGGTCGCCCTTCGGATCGGTATTGGCCGAGACATGGAACGGGTCGGTCTTGATGACGTGATGGATATGGTTGCGGATATTGGTCGAGAAGCGCGGATCGACCTCGTTCAGGATGTCCTGCCCGTCGTAAAGTGACCACATCTCGCCTGCGGTCTCGTCGCCGACACGGGTGACGACGCCGCCGATATCTTCCAGAACCGTATCGGTGGCGCGGCGTTTGGCGTGCCAGTCGTCCTTGGTATAGGGCAGTTTCAGCCCGACCGAGAAACGCTCGCCATTTTCCTCATAGCTCATCACATCGCGCGTCGCGTCGTCATGCGCCATGTCGTAAATCCGGGCGCGCACGTCGATCATCGGCTTGAACATCGGATGTTTGGTGATGTCCTGCACGCGTTCGCCATTGATCCAGACGCGGCGACCGTCGCGGATGGAATCGCGATACTGTTCTCCGGTTCTTAACATTTTATCCTCAGTTTGGCTTGGGGGCGGAGGTCTTCTCCCGAGGCAGATGCCGCGGGCGGGTCAGTCTTGGGCGCGGGCAAAGCTCTCCCGGCCTCCCGCGCGAGGGGCTGCGCGGGAGGGGAGAACCGATCCCCGGCGGGAGGGTCAGATCAGAAAGGGGTCAGATCAGAAGGGGCTCAGGGTTTGGTGTAAGTCGTCCATTTGCCGTCGCGCACGGTCTTCAGCTCGATCGCGATCGGGGTTTGGGTTTGGCCATTGGCGTCGAAGGTGATCTCGCCGGTGGCGCCGTCGAACTTACCCGAGCGGATCGCCTCGGCCAGCTTGACCTTGTCCTCGGTGCCGACCTCTTTGGCGGCGGCAATGATGATATTGGCCGCGTCGAAGGCGAATTTCGTATAGGGGCTCTCGGGCTCGGCAAAGCCTTTGGCGGTGTAATCGGCCTCCATCTTGGCCAGTTTCGGCGTCTGCGCGGCCGAGGGATAGGACACGATGGCATTCGAGGCGGCATCGCCCGCGACCGAGATGAATTCCGGATCATAGAAACCCGAGATCCCGATCATCGGCTTGTCGAGCCCGATTTCCTTCATCTGCTTGGCGAGAATCCCCGCCTCGGTGATGACGCCGCCAAAATAGACCGCATCGACATTCTTGCCCTTGAGCGCGGTCAGGATGGTGCGGAAATCGGTCGAGCCGACCGGCAGCAGATCGGTCGAGACGATCTCGCCACCCGAAGCCGGGACGAATTCGTTGAAGGCGTCGGCATTGGCCTTGCCGTAATCCGAGGTATCGGCAATCACCGCGATCTTCTTGGCGCCGAAATCCTTGACCGCCCATTCGGCGAGCGGCTTGTTTTCGGTCAGCAGCGTCGGCGTGACGCGGGTCACCTGCAACAGGTTCTGCTTGGTGATATCGGGCGAGATCGCCCCCCAAATCACCAGCGGCACCTGGAAGCGGGCAAAGACCGGCATCGTCGCCAAGGCCACCGGAGAGTTCCAGTGCCCGGTCGCGGCAATCACCTGGGGGTCATTCACAAGTTTCATAGCCGCCGAAACCCCGGTCTGGGGATCAGAGGCATCGTCAAGCACCACCGGCTCAACCGTGAAGGGTTGCGCGGGATCGGCATTCGCCTGCTCGATTGCCAGCAGGAAGCCGTTCTTCGCGCCCAACCCCTGAGCGGCATTGCCGCCAGAGATCGGCCCGATGAAGCCGATCTTCACGGTCGGGCGATCGGCGAAGGCAGGGGCCGCCAGCAGTGCAGTAGAGAGCGCGAGACCGGCCAGAACGGCGCGGCGCGTTGTCGTCAAAAGTGCCATATTCCTCTCCTGTGATTGGCGAGAGTCTCGCCGGTCTTTTCGTTATTTTTCTGGATTTCCATTTGCTTGCGCCAAATTGACGCAGGCGGGAAACGGAAGTCTGGGGGGCGTCTTCCCTTTAGCATCCGCCGAAGATGGCCCCGATGAGAAGCCTTATTATCTGAGCCATTGGGTCAGAAAAAACGAAGCGCCTCGCGCGCCATTTCCATTGCGCGATGAGGGCGCGGGCGCCCATCCTCTTCGGAAAAACCAATCCAATGCATCAACTCGGGAGGATCGGCATGGATAGTCTATTCCTTCAGTACCTGCTCAACTGGCTGGTCCTGGGAAGTATCTATACGCTTGTGGCAATCGGTTTCAGTCTGCTGTTCGGCCTGCTCAACGTCATTCACTTTTCGCATGGGGACGTGTCGATGATCGCCCCCTTCGTGGCTTTGGGCAGCCTGCAGTTCTTGCTGGGAATCACCAGCAGCACGGTTGGCATCGGCCCGATTCTTCTGGTTCTGGCGCTTGCCATTCTGGTCACGGGGGTGATCGGGATCGCGGCGGACCGGCTGGTGATCTCGCGCTTCCGGCAGGCTCCGGCGATGATGGCGCTGGTCGCGACCGTCGCCCTTGGCACGGTCGTGCGCGAGCTCATTCGCGGTTTCTATCCGCAGGGCTCGAACCCCAAGGCCTTCCCCTCGATCGTCGAGGGATTCGTCACGCTGAACAGCCTGCGGCTGCCCGCGCTGCCGGTGCTGATCATCGCGACCACGGTTCTCGTCATCGTGCTGATGGCGGCTTTGATGCAGAAAACCCCGATCGGAATGCGCATCCGTGCCGTGGCCGAAGATGCCGCGACCGCGCGGCTGATGGGGATCACGCCTTCGCGGATCTTTGCCTTCACCTTCTTTCTCGCTTCGGCGGTCGGGGCATTGGGCGCTTTGTTTTTCGCAAGCTATGCTGGCGTCGTGCGCTTCGACTTTGGCGTGCAGCTCGGGCTGATCGGCTTTTCGGCGGCGGTGATTGGCGGGCTGGGTTCAATGACCGGAGCGGTTCTCGGCTCGTTGGCGATTGCCGGGATCGAGACTCTGGTTCAGGCCAATATGGCGGACGGGGCCTCTTATCGGCTCGTCTTCTGCTTCCTTCTGGTCATCTTCATGCTCTGCGTGCGGCCCTCGGGGCTGCTCGGCAAGCCCGTGTTCGAAAAGGTCTGAGCCGATGTCGACGACACTGACCCAAACCGCAAACCGGACCGGGCTTCCTGCAAGCCTTGTCGTCACCGTGACCGAGATCGCCGCCGCCGCCCTGCTTCTGGCCTTTCTGGCCGCAGAATCGACGGTGATGGTCGTGGCGCTTCTGGCGCTGATGGGGGCGATTTTCGCGGGATTGCAGCTTTGGCCGCAGCTCGAAGAGGTGATCGTGCGCGCCTTCCATGATGCGCGCGCCTTGGCGACCGCGCTCGCGCTGATCATTATCCTGATCTATCCGTTCTTTCTGGGCAACAACACCTATGCGCTGCATCTGCTGATCGTCGCGCTGATCTATTCGACGCTGGCGCTGGCGCTGAACTTCCAGCTCGGTTCGGTCAATATCCCGAACTTCGCGACCGGGGCGACCTATGGCATCGGCGCCTATACCTCGGCGCTGCTCGCGATCAATTTCGGCTGGAGCTTCTGGGCGACGCTGCCCGCCGCCGCGATCACCGCGACCGTCTTTGGCTTTCTGCTGGGCATTCCCTCGATGCGGACGCGCGACAGCTATCTGGCGCTGGTGACCATCGCCTTCGGGATCGTCATCCAGCAGCTTTTGAACAACCTCAGCTGGACCGGCGGCGCCAATGGTCTCGTGGGCATTCCCGCGCCCAGCCTTTTTGGCCATTCCTTCATGTCGCCGATCGAGATCGCGGGCCGCAAATTGCCGCCGCAGGCCAATTTCTATTATCTCTCGGCCGCGCTTCTCGGGCTCGCGATCCTCTCGGCGAAACGGCTGCATGAAAGCCGGGTCGGACTGGCCTGGAACGCGATCCGCGCCGATGAGCTGGCCGCGAAATGCCAAGGCATCAATGTCGTCTGGTATAAGATCCTCGCCTTTGGCGTTGACGCCTTTCTGGCGGCTTTCGCCGGGACGATCTATGCGTTCTATATTTCCTATATCTCGCCCGACAACTTCACCTTCCTTGTGTCGGTAACGATCATGACCATGGTGATCGTGGGCGGTATGGACAACACGCTTGGCGTGATCCTCGGAGCCTTCCTGCTGACGATGCTGCCCGAAAAGCTGCGCGTCTTTTCCGATTACCGGCTGCTCTTCGTCTCGGTCGTGGTGATCTTGTTCCTGATCCTGCGCCCGAAAGGGCTCTTCCCGCAGCGTCAGCGCCATTACGGAGAGAAATGATGAGCACCGCTTTGCTTGATCTCAAAGGGCTCGGCATCCGGTTCGGCGGGCTGGTCGCGGTGGATGGGGTCGATCTGACCATCCGCCCCTCGACCATCACCTGCATCATCGGGCCAAATGGCGCGGGGAAATCCACGCTTTTCAACCTCATCACCGGGATCTATCGCCCGACCTCGGGTCAGGTTCTGCTCAAGGGCGAGGACATCACCGGCCAGCCCGCTTATCGCATTGCCGAGAAAGGGATTGCGCGGACCTTCCAATCCTCGCGGCTCTTTGACGATCTCTCGATCCTCGACAATGTCATCATCGGCATGCACGCCCGCACCCGGACCGGCGTGCTGACCGCGCTGTTGCGCCCCGCGCGGGCCAAGCGCGAGCTGGAGGCCTGCGCCGTCGAGGCCGAAGAGATCCTGCGCGTCATCTCGGACGAGCTTTACCAGCGCCGCTATGAGCCCGCGGGCATCCTGCCTCAGGCCGATCGGCGGCGGCTGGAGATTGCCCGCGCTCTTGCCCTGAAGCCGCAGTTGATCCTGCTCGACGAGCCATCCTCGGGGATGGATGACCGCGATACCGCGGCGCTGATGGCGGACATTCGCCGGGTCATGGCCGACCGGCCGGGGCTGTCGTTTCTCATCATCGAACATGACATGCGGCTGGTGGCGGATCTGCCCGAAACCGTCGTGGTGATTGATTACGGCAAGAAGATTGCCGAGGGGCCCTTTGCCGAGGTGCGGCTGATGCCGCGCGTCCAGCAGGCTTATCTGGGACAGAAAGCGGTGGAACATGCTTGAGCTGAGAAATGTCTCGACCTCCTATGGCCCGGTCGGCATGTTGCGCGGCGTCAATTTAAGCGTCGGCAAGGGCGAGCTCGTCTGTCTGCTCGGCCC from Paracoccus aminophilus JCM 7686 encodes the following:
- a CDS encoding LysR substrate-binding domain-containing protein, which produces MTAEAQTPETTARDRFIAGMSHAACTVNIVTTDGPAGRAGVTVSAMASVSADGDAPTLLVCVHHLSPAATKIIENGVLCVNVLREDQSYISEAFAGRFKDELGDKFECTEWVTLENGTPRVADPLVAFECRVLSAERVGTHHVLLCAVDDTHSARLGSPLIYANRSYGASRRIDAPRTMRGALNGKGVKLKVGCFHTFGPFLMPALIRQLGGLDLELLEGDQRRLTEGLIAGETEIALIYDNDLDERFDWEELGTLEPYVLLAEDHPMARQSEVHPTDLAAEPMVLLDAPPSSAYFTGILRAQGVEPLIAHRSVSFEMVRGMVAHGLGYTLLATKPAASMSYDGLPLVALPLAGAHQLAHVVLARRKGHQLSSAAERFAEKCREKFARPA
- a CDS encoding HutD/Ves family protein; translated protein: MTTLHLPAQGYTTLPWKNGSGSTDEIWLWPPDATREAFSIRISRAPITTRGVFSSFPGADRAITLIEGQGLALEFDEIRQELAPLAPFLFDTGRAPIGDPLAGPVRVFNVMAKRAEWRLTGAALAAPGTAFAADLSVIFALEPQGITTATGRFDLAAQDTLVTPEAGQVEGRALIVSLARAV
- a CDS encoding RidA family protein; this translates as MTVHHRIRPFNTKETYPEQNLNNDLSQGVVARGTMVFLRGQVAQDLDTRECLHVGDPAMQTRKTMENIKMLLEEAGSKMEHICRIVVYVTDIRYREAVYQEMGKHIKGVHPCSTGIVVPALARPEWIVEIEATAVIPDA
- the argE gene encoding acetylornithine deacetylase, whose amino-acid sequence is MTATPSTLDILRRLISFETISRRSNLDLLDYVESLLGPAGARIERFAHDDGSRANLWASVGPEIAGGVVLSGHSDVVPVAGQDWTRDPFTLTEEDGRYYGRGTTDMKGFVAAAIRALLLAAKRPLTRPLHLALSYDEEIGCMGVRSLIAAIEARPLRPALCIIGEPTGMKIATGHKGKTGYRACCFGQEGHSALAPQALNAIHLGAAFIASLEARQAELALTGHRDPAYDIPYSTLHAGIMRAGTALNIVPNLCEIDFEIRNLAEDDPAEILAGLALDAETIAAPHRDRFPQARIEITEISGYPGLTTPDSDPVIALLRRITGENGPAIKVAFGTEGGLFQQATGMSTAICGPGFMDQGHKPDEFISAAQLALCDQSLARLVGELVQLHI
- a CDS encoding LysR family transcriptional regulator, with the translated sequence MRFTLRQLSYFIAAGETLSVTKAAEQVNISQPSISAAISHLETEFNVQLFLRHHAQGLSLTPAGTRLLRAAKESLRTAAELYEVANDVNDHISGALNVGTFFTFAPLIAPELWAGFSRRHTDARMTLTEGSEAEIIEALRLARIDLALTYNLNMPPDVDFIELAQLKTYVLVGADHRFAARRSIRLAELIDDPFILIDLPLTRDYFLGLFRQIGGTPHVIMETKSIASLRSYVAAGIGYGMMTVRPLNMRAENGLPLVYLPLEDVTHSLSFGIASLAEIRRSRVAEAFIAHCREVMADGNLPGMLPLDSLRAPEGAALQTS
- the gnd gene encoding phosphogluconate dehydrogenase (NAD(+)-dependent, decarboxylating), translating into MELGMIGLGRMGANMARRLARQGHQITAFDPSPEARAQAQAPGIGPVGSLSELIAALPSPRILWLMVPSGQPVDSTLDQILPALAAGDIVIDGGNSNYKDSQRRGARLAELGLHFVDCGTSGGIWGLEEGYSMMIGGAPEVVESLRPIFASLAPSPTSGWGRVGPVGAGHFTKMIHNGIEYGMMEAYAEGFAILHHKREFDLDLHQISEIWREGSVIRSWLLDLTAAALEKDPGMTGLEPWVDDSGEGRWTVAEAIALDVPAPVITMSLIGRLRSRDRDSYSDKLLAAMRQQFGGHAVKKG
- a CDS encoding DUF1028 domain-containing protein; protein product: MTFSISGRCPDTGMFGIAVSSSSPCVAARCAHARAGVGVVATQNITDPSLGPKGLDLMAQGLSASDALARLTAEAPHIDFRQLALVDRNGGTAGWSGARTLGTHAIAYGEGVAAAGNLLCAADIPERMVAEFAAAKGQHLGDRLLAGMRASVAAGGEEGPVHSMGLIIVDKVSWPIADLRIDWSEGDPIEDCAALWARWRLEMEAYVTRALNPDAAPSYGVPGDL